In Chroicocephalus ridibundus chromosome 4, bChrRid1.1, whole genome shotgun sequence, one genomic interval encodes:
- the LOC134515649 gene encoding uncharacterized protein LOC134515649 codes for MLQNIPPRGAQPSPLGNGALGHGWAPFARPTIPVKRFAPGGKCLLTQQAGAAPLTVSWLLETLFQVSEVPAEKREGGIPCYQLLSWHYDPSFPEIRDRARRSLSCVPPRCLDLENCRSRQRSVMGAPAGSQLADPREACREAVGIISLCPSPVPFSRGSQSTLIRRLIRQKREQLAGQRRDAKRPRWLLAPQSSGLKVAHPSLLYPGINSYLPPVSLKSLLMLWVHPRRMQSSPSGSRRLVIKTMTYFPGRIGPTLWAGGGEPEP; via the exons ATGCTGCAAAACATCCCCCCGCGTGGGGCACAGCCCTCGCCCCTGGGAAACGGTGCTCTCGGGCATGGCTGGGCTCCCTTCGCCCGCCCCACGATACCAGTTAAGCGATTTGCTCCTGGTGGAAAGTGCTTGCTGACCCAGCAGGCTGGAGCCGCTCCTTTAACAGTTTCCTGGCTGCTGGAGACGCTTTTCCAGGTTTCAGAAGTGCCTGCGGAAAAACGTGAAG GAGGAATCCCCTGCTATCAGCTGCTCTCCTGGCACTACGATCCTTCATTTCCAGAGATAAGAGACAGAGCGAGACGCTCGCTCTCCTGCGTTCCCCCGCGCTGCCTGGACCTGGAGAATTGCCGCTCTCGCCAAAGGAGCGTGATGGGGGCACCGGCAGGCTCCCAGCTGGCAGACCCCCGGGAAGCTTGCAGGGAGGCAGTCGGAATAATCAGTCTTTGCCCTTCTCCAGTGCCTTTCAGCCGAGGATCTCAAAGCACGCTGATCCGGAGGCTAATTAGGCAGAAACGGGAACAGCTGGCAGGACAGCGGCGGGATGCGAAGCGGCCTCGATGGCTGCTCGCACCGCAGAGCAGTGGGCTGAAGGTTGCGCATCCATCTCTGCTCTACCCTGGGATTAACTCTTACTTGCCTCCCGTCTCCCTAAAATCGTTGTTGATGCTCTGGGTCCATCCCAGGCGGATGCAGAGCTCGCCCTCTGGCAGCCGCAGGTTGGTGATTAAGACGATGACTTATTTTCCAGGCAGGATTGGTCCGACGCTCTGGGCAGGGGGTGGAGAACCCGAGCCCTGA